In Citrus sinensis cultivar Valencia sweet orange chromosome 4, DVS_A1.0, whole genome shotgun sequence, one DNA window encodes the following:
- the LOC102624791 gene encoding protein GAMETE CELL DEFECTIVE 1, mitochondrial, whose translation MQALQRIVSKKSMTKTIRCYPMTPSILIRALSTKPPKDGDEEWNDAWETAWLPEDLTPKNRASWEEDVNFGSEEIVLSSDVDAETKAFVEDMNDNWDERRNNNNNKGKDKHHVNSSVGLGAEGSGDKLYSLESIKKDYRLKKQRIHAALWLKEIEKQEEAKLDTHGPHHHHHDIDRLLDTCSEIFDSTNDDLDNAKIPSSSEFKNKPDGWETTAKEQDGNVWEMSQREEDILLQEFDRRIAYCKFQIASFIKTHIFSRRRPIDGWKYMIEEIGPNARKGKGSVSRLPGLSDPSTQPFKEDRTPISGSLTPSRGR comes from the exons atgcaagCCCTTCAACGGATAGTATCAAAAAAATCCATGACAAAAACAATCCGTTGTTATCCAATGACACCATCGATTCTGATAAGAGCCCTTTCGACGAAACCTCCCAAAGACGGGGACGAAGAATGGAACGACGCGTGGGAAACGGCCTGGCTGCCGGAAGACCTAACGCCAAAGAACCGAGCTTCGTGGGAAGAAGACGTGAATTTCGGGTCCGAAGAGATCGTTTTGTCGTCGGATGTCGATGCCGAGACGAAGGCGTTCGTGGAGGACATGAACGACAACTGGGACGAGAGGAggaacaacaacaacaacaaaggCAAAGACAAGCACCACGTCAACAGTAGTGTTGGTCTTGGTGCTGAGGGAAGTGGTGATAAGCTTTACAGCTTGGAGAGTATTAAAAAAGACTATAGATTGAAGAAACAGAGGATTCATGCTGCCTTGTGGTTGAAGGAGATTGAGAAACAAGAGGAAGCCAAGTTGGATACTCATGGCccccatcatcatcatcatgatATTGATCGATTGCTCGATACCTGCTCTGA GATTTTTGACTCCACCAATGATGATTTGGACAATGCAAAGATCCCAAGCTCTTCTGAGTTCAAAAATAAGCCTGACGGTTGGGAAACAACAGCAAAGGAACAAGACGGAAACGTATGGGAGATGTCACAAAGAGAAGAAGATATTCTCCTGCAAGAATTTGACCGTCGGATTGCATACTGCAAATTCCAG ATAGCTAGTTTCATTAAGACTCACATATTTAGTCGTCGGAGACCGATCGATGGGTGGAAATACATGATAGAGGAGATTGGACCAAATGCCAGGAAAGGGAAGGGTAGTGTTTCAAGGTTACCGGGTCTATCTGATCCCTCGACTCAACCGTTTAAGGAAGACAGGACTCCGATTAGCGGCAGTCTCACTCCCTCGAGAGGGAGGTAA